One Manihot esculenta cultivar AM560-2 chromosome 18, M.esculenta_v8, whole genome shotgun sequence genomic window carries:
- the LOC110607019 gene encoding 1-aminocyclopropane-1-carboxylate oxidase 5 yields the protein MAIPVIDFSKVNGSGEERAQTMAQIANGCEEWGFFQLVNHGIPEELLERVKKVSSECYKLEREEKFKNSKLMKSLKDMAEKKNGEKLENVDWEDVFILLDDNQWPSETPGFKETMAEYRAELKKLAERIMEVMDENLGLPKGYIKKALNGGEGDNAFFGTKVSHYPPCPHPELVNGLRAHTDAGGVILLFQDDEVGGLQILKDDQWIDVQPLKNTIVINTGDQIEVLSNGKYKSAWHRVLAAPNGNRRSLASFYNPSLTATIAPAPQLLEKANLETNHEEYPKFVFGDYMSIYAEQKFLPKEPRFQAVRAV from the exons ATGGCGATTCCAGTGATTGATTTCTCTAAGGTGAATGGCTCTGGTGAGGAGAGAGCTCAGACAATGGCTCAGATAGCTAATGGGTGCGAGGAATGGGGCTTCTTCCAg CTGGTGAACCATGGAATTCCAGAGGAGCTCCTGGAGAGGGTGAAGAAGGTGAGCTCAGAGTGCTATAAGCTGGAAAGGGAGGAAAAATTCAAGAACTCGAAACTGATGAAGTCATTGAAGGATATGGCAGAGAAGAAAAATGGTGAAAAATTGGAGAATGTAGACTGGGAAGATGTCTTCATTCTCTTGGACGACAACCAGTGGCCATCAGAAACTCCTGGATTCAA AGAAACCATGGCTGAATACCGAGCTGAACTGAAGAAATTAGCTGAGAGAATCATGGAAGTAATGGACGAGAACTTGGGGTTACCCAAAGGATACATCAAGAAGGCACTCAATGGTGGTGAAGGAGATAATGCGTTTTTTGGTACAAAAGTAAGCCACTATCCCCCATGTCCTCATCCTGAGCTAGTGAACGGCCTGAGAGCTCACACGGATGCCGGAGGTGTCATCTTACTCTTCCAAGATGATGAAGTGGGAGGTCTTCAAATCCTCAAGGATGACCAATGGATTGATGTGCAGCCACTGAAAAACACTATCGTCATAAACACTGGTGATCAGATTGAGGTCCTGAGCAATGGCAAGTACAAGAGTGCCTGGCACCGAGTTCTGGCCGCTCCTAACGGGAACAGAAGGTCACTTGCTTCATTTTACAACCCATCTCTCACAGCCACCATAGCTCCTGCACCACAACTGCTGGAGAAAGCTAACCTGGAGACGAATCATGAAGAATATCCCAAGTTTGTGTTTGGTGATTACATGTCAATTTATGCAGAGCAGAAGTTCCTCCCCAAGGAACCAAGATTTCAAGCTGTGAGAGCTGTGTGA